The proteins below come from a single Roseiflexus sp. RS-1 genomic window:
- the trpC gene encoding indole-3-glycerol phosphate synthase TrpC — protein sequence MDTILNRILTHKRVEVERQRIKIPDAQIRARAEAAPPPRDFAAALRAHRPIALIAEVKKASPSKGVLIENFDPLALAHTYASNGASAISVLTDVRFFQGSLKHLEGIRAMVDRGAVPPLPLLRKDFIIDPYQVAEARAYGADALLLIVAALDDETLAALLALTHSFGMQALVEVHNEDELRRALDAGASIIGVNNRDLHSFTTTLETTRRLAALLPSSNRPLLVSESGIFTAEHVALVRSWGADAILVGEALVTAPDISSKVRELGGGS from the coding sequence ATGGACACAATACTCAACCGCATTCTGACCCACAAGCGTGTTGAAGTCGAGCGACAGCGCATCAAGATACCCGACGCACAGATCCGCGCGCGGGCAGAAGCGGCGCCGCCGCCACGCGACTTCGCCGCTGCGCTGCGTGCACATCGCCCCATCGCGCTGATCGCCGAGGTCAAGAAAGCATCGCCGTCGAAAGGCGTCCTGATCGAGAACTTCGATCCGCTGGCGCTGGCGCATACCTATGCCAGCAACGGTGCATCCGCCATTTCGGTGCTCACCGATGTGCGCTTCTTCCAGGGCAGCCTGAAGCATCTGGAAGGAATTCGCGCCATGGTCGATCGGGGAGCGGTGCCGCCATTGCCGCTCCTCCGCAAGGATTTCATCATCGACCCGTATCAGGTCGCAGAGGCGCGCGCGTATGGCGCCGATGCGCTGCTCCTGATCGTCGCCGCGCTCGACGACGAGACGCTGGCGGCGCTGCTGGCGCTGACCCACTCCTTCGGCATGCAGGCGCTGGTCGAGGTGCATAACGAAGACGAACTCCGGCGCGCTCTGGATGCCGGTGCATCCATTATCGGCGTCAACAACCGTGACCTGCACAGTTTTACGACGACCCTGGAGACGACCCGCCGCCTGGCTGCGTTGCTGCCATCATCGAATCGTCCGCTGCTGGTCAGCGAGAGCGGCATTTTTACCGCCGAACACGTCGCACTGGTGCGCTCGTGGGGCGCCGATGCAATCCTGGTCGGTGAAGCGCTGGTCACTGCCCCCGATATTTCCAGTAAAGTGCGCGAACTGGGAGGAGGCTCATGA
- a CDS encoding metal ABC transporter ATP-binding protein: protein MNTPHIEQEPAHLEIERLTVAYGRRRVLDDISFRVEYGERVVLVGPNGAGKSTLFKALVGLVKPQSGTIRIHGLPPGAHTDCVAYVPQREDVDWRFPVTVADVVMMGRFGRLGWLRRPTRADHAAVERGMELMGVAHLARRPIGELSGGQQQRVFLARALAQEPHILLLDEPFTGVDAATQEATLSVLDALSDQKVTIILSTHDLGLAAARFERVLLINRRLIGDGPPVRVLSRGPLAEAFGGQVLTLPDGSVLVDQCACHQSEPESIVVK, encoded by the coding sequence ATGAACACGCCACATATCGAACAGGAACCAGCCCATCTTGAGATCGAGCGCCTGACCGTCGCCTATGGGCGGCGGCGGGTGCTCGATGATATTTCGTTTCGTGTGGAATACGGCGAACGAGTGGTGCTGGTGGGACCAAACGGCGCTGGCAAGTCGACTCTGTTCAAGGCGCTGGTCGGTCTGGTGAAGCCACAGAGCGGCACGATCCGCATTCACGGACTGCCGCCTGGTGCGCATACCGACTGTGTAGCCTACGTGCCGCAGCGTGAGGATGTCGACTGGCGCTTTCCGGTGACTGTCGCCGATGTGGTGATGATGGGACGGTTTGGACGGCTCGGCTGGTTGAGACGCCCAACGCGCGCCGACCACGCGGCTGTTGAACGTGGGATGGAGTTGATGGGTGTGGCTCACCTGGCGCGTCGTCCTATCGGAGAATTGTCCGGCGGTCAGCAGCAGCGTGTCTTTCTGGCGCGCGCGCTGGCGCAGGAGCCGCACATCCTCCTGCTCGATGAACCGTTCACCGGCGTCGATGCAGCAACCCAGGAAGCAACCCTCAGTGTGCTCGACGCCCTCAGCGATCAAAAGGTGACGATTATCCTCTCCACGCACGACCTTGGTCTTGCAGCGGCGCGCTTTGAGCGCGTGTTGCTGATCAACCGGCGCCTGATCGGTGATGGACCTCCAGTCCGGGTCTTGAGTCGCGGTCCGCTGGCTGAGGCGTTTGGCGGACAGGTGTTGACACTGCCCGATGGCTCGGTGCTGGTCGATCAGTGCGCCTGTCATCAATCTGAACCAGAAAGCATTGTGGTGAAATGA
- a CDS encoding metal ABC transporter permease, with protein MNTLWSWIVAPLAYGFMQRGMLAAVLVGILCAIIGCYVVLRSMAFLGDALAHAVLPGVAIAYLMGANLLMGALAAAVVVALLISLFSRQGTIKEDTAIGIVFAAALALGVALISSVRTYAVDLTHIMFGNVLGVSPTDVWLIAGIGAAVLLTVLAFYRQFLVIAFDPVLAATQRLPVERLRMLLLLLIALTIVVSLQTVGVGLVAAMLVTPGATAYLLTRRLPAMMMVAALIGAVASISGLYLSYYVNIASGAAVVLVATALFTAVFLFAPERGVVWRRG; from the coding sequence ATGAATACCCTGTGGTCCTGGATCGTTGCGCCGCTTGCATACGGTTTTATGCAGCGCGGTATGCTTGCGGCGGTTCTGGTTGGCATTCTGTGTGCGATTATTGGATGTTATGTTGTGCTGCGCTCGATGGCGTTCCTCGGTGATGCGCTGGCGCATGCCGTGCTACCGGGAGTCGCCATTGCCTATCTGATGGGAGCAAACCTGCTGATGGGCGCGCTTGCCGCAGCCGTCGTCGTTGCGTTGCTGATCAGTCTCTTCTCACGCCAGGGAACGATCAAAGAAGACACTGCCATTGGCATTGTGTTCGCCGCAGCGCTGGCGCTTGGCGTGGCGTTGATCAGCAGTGTGCGCACGTATGCCGTCGATCTGACGCACATCATGTTCGGCAATGTGCTGGGGGTCAGCCCCACAGACGTGTGGCTGATTGCGGGGATCGGCGCGGCGGTGCTGCTGACCGTCCTGGCATTCTACCGTCAGTTCCTGGTTATTGCTTTTGATCCGGTGCTGGCAGCCACCCAACGCCTGCCGGTCGAGCGCCTGCGTATGCTGTTGCTGCTTTTGATTGCACTGACCATTGTTGTATCGTTGCAGACGGTTGGCGTCGGATTGGTTGCAGCGATGCTGGTCACGCCTGGCGCTACGGCGTACCTGCTCACCCGACGTCTGCCCGCGATGATGATGGTTGCTGCGCTGATCGGCGCAGTCGCCAGTATCAGCGGGTTGTATCTGAGTTACTACGTCAATATCGCCTCCGGTGCGGCAGTCGTACTGGTGGCAACCGCGCTGTTCACGGCTGTCTTCCTGTTCGCGCCGGAGCGCGGCGTTGTCTGGCGACGCGGGTAG
- the pepF gene encoding oligoendopeptidase F, whose translation MTETQKVPRRDEIPEHYRWDLTTIYVDDAAWEQDVATIEQMLSDVAAVQGRVAGSPDDLLAALRLRDQVSMRLWQIYVYANRRFDSDTTDPVGQALAERAGTLAAKVGAALAFIEPEILAAPEDQIRAWIREYPDLAVYEYALDQLLRQRAHVRSAEVEAILAQFSDITRAPGEIFEVLTNADLHFPSIEDEQGQPVQLSHGRFLRFLRSPDRRVRRDAFVGYYSAFQGIRNTLGASLAAQVRTHVLNAKVRNYASSLEAALTPNDIPVEVYHNLIATVNASLPRLHRYFQARRKIMGLDELHFYDLYAPLVPEADVAVPYEEAERMVRAAFEPLGDEYGAAVAQAFRSRWIDVYENIGKRSGAYSDGSYTTAPFMLLNYQERLNDVFTLAHELGHAMHSYFTRKTQPYIYGDYTIFVAEVASTLNEALLTDHLLRTRDDPILRRYLIVEQLEDIRTTLFRQTMFAEFELEIHRRAETGEPLTTELFSTIYRDLVARYHGSEVALDEQIALEWARIPHFYYNFYVYQYATGLSAALALHKRIVQEGSPAIERYLHFLRSGSSRPSIELLRDAGVDMLSPAPIQAAMDHFSALLDELERMT comes from the coding sequence GTGACCGAAACGCAAAAAGTGCCGCGCCGTGATGAGATTCCTGAGCATTATCGCTGGGATCTGACGACGATATATGTCGATGATGCCGCCTGGGAGCAGGATGTCGCTACGATCGAGCAGATGCTGAGCGATGTTGCCGCAGTGCAAGGACGCGTCGCTGGCAGCCCTGACGACCTGCTGGCGGCATTGCGACTACGCGATCAGGTATCGATGCGTCTCTGGCAGATCTACGTCTACGCCAACCGTCGCTTTGATAGCGACACAACCGACCCGGTCGGGCAGGCGCTTGCCGAACGCGCCGGAACGCTGGCGGCGAAGGTCGGCGCGGCGCTGGCGTTTATCGAACCGGAGATCCTGGCGGCGCCGGAGGATCAGATCCGCGCCTGGATCCGGGAGTACCCCGATCTGGCAGTGTATGAGTACGCACTGGATCAGTTGTTGCGCCAGCGCGCTCACGTGCGCTCTGCCGAGGTCGAAGCGATCCTGGCGCAGTTCAGCGATATTACACGCGCGCCGGGCGAGATTTTTGAAGTCTTGACCAATGCCGATCTGCATTTTCCATCAATTGAGGATGAGCAGGGGCAGCCGGTGCAACTGTCGCACGGGCGTTTCCTGCGCTTCCTGCGCAGTCCTGATCGCAGGGTGCGCCGCGATGCGTTCGTCGGGTACTATAGCGCCTTCCAGGGGATACGCAATACGCTGGGGGCGTCGCTTGCCGCGCAGGTGCGCACCCACGTGCTGAATGCGAAGGTTCGCAATTATGCGTCATCACTGGAGGCGGCGCTGACGCCGAACGACATTCCGGTGGAGGTTTACCATAACCTGATTGCGACGGTCAACGCCAGCCTGCCCCGTCTCCACCGCTATTTCCAGGCGCGCCGGAAGATCATGGGGCTGGATGAACTGCACTTCTACGATCTGTACGCCCCGCTCGTTCCAGAAGCAGATGTTGCGGTTCCGTATGAAGAAGCGGAACGCATGGTGCGTGCGGCATTCGAGCCGCTCGGCGATGAGTATGGCGCTGCCGTTGCGCAGGCGTTCCGCAGTCGCTGGATCGATGTCTACGAGAATATCGGCAAGCGCAGCGGCGCATACAGCGACGGTTCGTACACCACTGCGCCGTTCATGCTGCTGAATTACCAGGAACGCCTGAACGACGTGTTTACGCTGGCGCACGAACTCGGTCATGCAATGCACTCGTACTTCACGCGCAAGACGCAGCCCTACATTTATGGCGACTACACCATCTTTGTCGCTGAAGTCGCTTCCACGCTGAACGAGGCGCTGTTGACCGATCACCTGTTGCGAACGCGCGATGACCCGATCCTGCGCCGCTATCTGATTGTCGAGCAACTGGAAGATATTCGCACCACACTCTTCCGACAGACCATGTTCGCCGAGTTTGAACTGGAAATCCATCGTCGGGCGGAGACAGGAGAGCCGCTGACGACCGAACTGTTCAGCACGATCTACCGCGATCTGGTGGCGCGTTACCACGGGTCGGAAGTGGCGCTCGACGAGCAGATCGCGCTGGAATGGGCGCGTATTCCGCATTTCTACTACAATTTTTATGTCTACCAGTATGCAACCGGGCTTTCGGCGGCGCTGGCGCTGCACAAACGGATCGTTCAGGAAGGAAGTCCAGCTATCGAGCGGTATCTGCATTTCCTGCGCAGCGGATCGTCGCGCCCTTCGATTGAACTGTTGCGCGATGCCGGGGTTGATATGCTCTCGCCAGCGCCGATCCAGGCGGCGATGGATCACTTCAGCGCATTGCTCGATGAACTGGAGCGGATGACATAG
- a CDS encoding amidase: MDNTAELCFLTAIELTQRIRARSISCVEVMEAHLRQIERVNPQVNAIVTLAPEQALAQARAADAALRRSDAVGPLHGLPVAHKDLVQTKGMRTTFGSPIYADFVPDVDDLIVTRIRNAGAILIGKTNTPEFGAGSQTFNPVFGATRNPYDLSKTCGGSSGGAAVALACGMLPIADGSDTGGSLRNPASFCNVVGFRPSPGRVPSCSDRAAWQTLSVPGPMARTVADAALLLSAMAGPHPCSPIALQKPGAHFRQPLDRDFHGVRVAWSRTASGLPIDPEVTAVLEQARPVLEAIGCIVEETEPDFTGADEAFKVWRAWGYEQKLGELADTHRDRLKETILWEIEQGRALTGPQIGRAERLRTALYHRMRRFMQTYEFLALPVVQVPPFPIEQPYVTEINGVPMDTYIDWMRSCYYISITGFPAISVPAGFTRDGLPVGLQLVGRHHNDFGVLQLAHAFEQATGHWRRRPPIV, from the coding sequence ATGGACAATACCGCCGAACTCTGTTTCCTCACTGCCATCGAGCTTACACAGCGCATTCGCGCCCGCAGTATATCGTGCGTCGAGGTAATGGAGGCGCACCTGCGCCAGATCGAACGAGTCAACCCGCAGGTCAACGCAATTGTTACACTGGCGCCCGAACAGGCGCTGGCGCAGGCGCGCGCAGCTGATGCTGCACTACGCCGCAGCGATGCCGTCGGACCCCTGCACGGATTGCCGGTGGCGCACAAAGACCTGGTGCAGACGAAGGGGATGCGCACAACGTTTGGCTCTCCGATCTACGCCGACTTCGTTCCCGACGTCGATGACCTGATCGTAACCCGCATACGCAACGCCGGGGCGATCTTGATCGGCAAGACCAACACCCCTGAGTTTGGCGCCGGCTCTCAGACGTTCAACCCGGTCTTTGGCGCAACCCGCAACCCCTACGACCTCTCGAAAACCTGCGGCGGCAGCAGTGGCGGCGCAGCGGTAGCCCTGGCGTGCGGCATGCTCCCGATTGCCGATGGGAGTGATACTGGCGGATCGCTGCGCAATCCTGCCAGCTTCTGCAATGTGGTCGGCTTTCGTCCGTCGCCGGGGCGCGTACCGTCCTGCTCGGATCGCGCCGCCTGGCAGACCCTCAGCGTGCCCGGTCCGATGGCGCGCACGGTGGCGGATGCTGCGCTGCTGCTCAGCGCCATGGCAGGACCGCATCCCTGCTCACCGATCGCTCTCCAGAAACCGGGGGCGCACTTTCGTCAACCGCTCGACCGTGATTTCCACGGTGTGCGCGTGGCGTGGAGCCGCACCGCCAGCGGATTGCCCATCGATCCAGAGGTCACCGCTGTGCTTGAACAGGCGCGCCCGGTGCTGGAAGCGATCGGCTGCATCGTCGAAGAGACTGAACCGGATTTCACCGGCGCGGACGAAGCGTTCAAGGTGTGGCGCGCCTGGGGATACGAACAAAAACTGGGCGAGCTTGCCGATACGCATCGTGATCGTCTCAAAGAGACGATTCTCTGGGAAATCGAACAGGGGCGTGCGCTGACAGGACCGCAGATCGGGCGCGCCGAACGGCTGCGCACGGCGCTGTACCACCGGATGCGCAGGTTCATGCAAACGTATGAGTTCCTGGCGCTGCCGGTCGTCCAGGTTCCGCCTTTCCCCATTGAACAACCGTATGTGACGGAGATCAACGGCGTCCCGATGGACACGTACATCGACTGGATGCGATCGTGTTACTATATTTCAATCACCGGTTTCCCGGCGATTTCCGTTCCCGCAGGGTTCACGCGCGACGGGTTGCCGGTCGGGTTGCAACTGGTCGGGCGTCACCACAACGATTTCGGCGTGCTGCAACTGGCGCACGCCTTCGAGCAGGCGACCGGGCACTGGCGCCGACGACCGCCGATTGTATGA
- a CDS encoding beta strand repeat-containing protein: protein MKPSISLNLFIRALTILSLCAGLIGVAGLTPRSAQANVQPSCSTTPLFTNGTFITGENNGAGGADTSSPPSDPFHRGLGFLVDPTQLQTSFPSGSPRRARLADDFTVTSNGWRPSALTFYAYQTYAISSSSSITGVIDLRLWNGTPGEGGEVIAGPVDATITNNQWTGVYRAYSNDLGNTDRPIMAVTVNWPFSITTLLPGTYWIEWGMAGSPSFTGPWVPAVSFATSNNARQLDLTSGEPGTWAPRGDYDVSDRIAEFPFVICGDTIPTPQITSLSPDQAVAGGAEFTLTVNGSGFIDGTGSDRSVVHWNGSPITATNFISSTQLTATIPASNIATAGTANVTVVNPGNLTSNTAPFTITNPLPTISSISPATTVAGSGGFTLTITGTNFVTNSVVRWNGSDRLTTFVSSTRLEAAISASDVATAGTANVTVFNPTPGGGESGAVTFTINNPAPTISSISPATAVAGNGGFTLTITGTNFVTNSVVRWNGSNRTTTFVSSTQLTAAIPASDVATAGTANVTVFNPAPGGGTSNTATFTITNPSPTITTISPATTVAGSGGFTLTITGTNFVTGAVVRWNGNNRTTGFVSSTVLTATIPASDVATAGTANVTVFNPAPGGGESGAATFTITNPSPTISSISPATAVAGSGGFTLTITGTNFVNGAVVRWNGSPRPTTFVSSTQLTAAIPASDIATAGTANVTVFNPAPGGGESGAVTFTIQDNTVGSPQQYRVMLPLITR from the coding sequence ATGAAGCCTTCCATTTCTCTCAATCTCTTCATCCGCGCGCTGACAATTTTGAGTCTTTGTGCAGGGTTGATCGGCGTCGCCGGTCTCACACCCCGCTCAGCGCAGGCCAATGTCCAGCCATCGTGCTCCACCACGCCGCTGTTCACCAACGGCACATTCATCACTGGGGAAAACAACGGAGCAGGAGGCGCCGATACCAGTTCGCCTCCATCGGATCCATTTCACCGAGGACTTGGCTTTCTGGTTGATCCGACGCAGCTACAGACCTCTTTTCCCTCTGGCTCTCCCAGGCGTGCTCGCCTGGCAGACGATTTCACCGTGACCAGTAACGGATGGCGTCCTTCAGCGCTCACTTTTTATGCCTACCAGACCTACGCCATCTCTTCGTCATCCAGCATCACCGGTGTGATAGATCTGCGCCTGTGGAACGGCACACCAGGCGAAGGCGGTGAGGTCATTGCCGGACCGGTCGATGCCACAATTACGAACAACCAGTGGACCGGCGTCTACCGCGCGTATTCCAACGATTTAGGAAACACCGATCGCCCGATCATGGCGGTAACGGTTAACTGGCCCTTTAGCATCACCACACTGCTGCCTGGCACCTACTGGATCGAGTGGGGTATGGCGGGTAGCCCCAGCTTTACCGGTCCCTGGGTTCCAGCAGTCAGTTTCGCCACCAGCAATAATGCGCGCCAGCTTGACCTGACCAGTGGCGAGCCGGGAACGTGGGCGCCGCGAGGTGATTATGATGTGAGTGACCGTATCGCCGAGTTTCCATTCGTGATTTGTGGCGACACCATTCCCACGCCTCAGATCACGAGCCTGAGTCCAGATCAGGCAGTCGCTGGCGGTGCAGAGTTTACGCTGACCGTCAACGGCAGCGGTTTTATCGACGGAACCGGATCGGATCGCTCGGTTGTCCACTGGAACGGAAGTCCCATCACAGCGACCAACTTCATCTCCAGTACTCAACTGACCGCCACCATTCCCGCCAGCAATATTGCGACTGCCGGGACAGCGAATGTCACCGTTGTCAATCCGGGGAATCTCACCTCCAACACGGCACCCTTCACCATCACGAACCCCTTGCCGACGATCAGCAGCATCAGTCCAGCGACAACGGTCGCCGGAAGCGGCGGGTTCACCCTCACCATCACCGGTACGAACTTCGTCACCAACTCGGTGGTGCGCTGGAATGGGAGCGACCGCCTGACGACCTTCGTCTCCAGCACCCGGTTGGAAGCCGCCATCTCCGCCAGCGACGTTGCGACCGCCGGGACGGCGAACGTGACGGTCTTCAACCCCACCCCCGGCGGCGGCGAGTCGGGCGCGGTGACGTTCACCATCAATAATCCGGCGCCGACGATCAGCAGCATCAGTCCAGCGACGGCGGTCGCCGGGAACGGCGGCTTCACCCTCACCATCACCGGCACGAACTTCGTCACCAACTCGGTGGTGCGCTGGAACGGAAGTAATCGCACCACGACCTTCGTCTCCAGCACCCAACTGACCGCCGCCATCCCCGCCAGCGATGTTGCGACCGCCGGGACGGCGAACGTGACGGTCTTCAACCCTGCTCCCGGCGGCGGTACGTCCAACACGGCAACTTTCACCATCACGAATCCATCGCCGACGATCACGACTATCAGTCCAGCGACAACGGTCGCCGGGAGCGGCGGGTTCACCCTCACCATCACCGGCACGAACTTCGTCACCGGCGCGGTGGTGCGCTGGAACGGGAACAACCGCACCACGGGGTTCGTGTCCAGCACAGTGCTGACCGCCACCATCCCCGCCAGCGACGTTGCGACCGCCGGGACGGCGAATGTGACGGTCTTCAACCCCGCCCCCGGCGGCGGCGAGTCGGGCGCGGCGACGTTCACCATCACTAACCCATCGCCGACGATCAGCAGCATCAGTCCAGCGACGGCGGTCGCCGGGAGCGGCGGCTTCACCCTCACCATCACCGGCACGAACTTCGTCAACGGCGCGGTGGTGCGCTGGAACGGAAGTCCTCGCCCAACGACCTTCGTCTCCAGCACCCAACTGACCGCCGCCATCCCCGCCAGCGACATTGCGACCGCCGGGACGGCGAATGTGACGGTTTTCAACCCCGCCCCCGGCGGCGGCGAGTCGGGCGCGGTGACGTTCACGATTCAGGACAATACCGTTGGATCACCACAGCAATACCGGGTTATGCTGCCGCTCATTACACGATAG
- a CDS encoding S41 family peptidase yields the protein MKIRFRSTLIALIAGVLAGCGAFPVALRPDPTAPVVPLSTPTELPAATSTATPPLPTATPTPTHTPTPIPTPTVTPYPLLPTPTLAPLTASMRQEIFNDVWTLVRDRYVYEDYGGIDWDAVREEFEPLIARAASEEEFYALIEQMVARLGDDHTRFDTPQEVAEEAARFDGGVAYAGIGAMIRELPEGILITRLAPNSPAEQAGLQPRDLIVAVNGVPVSDTVTFGPGGPITVVRGQPGTPVQLRVRSSAGAVREVTVIRQVIPPDAFPIVEARRLPGTDVGVVLIDTFNISALDERVTDAIMSLFRSGPLDGLILDVRTNGGGRLDMLRRTLGLFLDGGTIGSSTGRDRSFSIDVPSGRTLPLLEQVPIVVLTSDETASAAEMFAAGLQFRGRARIVGTPSAGNTENLIGYDLDDGSRFWVAELVFRLPDGSLLEGTGVQPDRVVEAEWWRYDDENDPQILAAVEELRLANRSRYAADTVER from the coding sequence ATGAAGATTCGCTTCCGCTCAACCCTGATTGCGCTGATCGCCGGTGTGCTGGCGGGGTGCGGCGCTTTCCCTGTGGCGCTGCGACCAGATCCGACTGCACCTGTCGTTCCGCTTTCGACGCCGACAGAGTTGCCAGCCGCCACATCGACGGCAACGCCGCCATTGCCAACCGCGACACCGACGCCAACCCATACCCCTACGCCGATTCCAACGCCAACCGTTACCCCTTACCCGCTCCTGCCGACTCCGACACTCGCACCGCTGACTGCCAGCATGCGCCAGGAGATCTTCAACGATGTCTGGACGCTGGTGCGCGACCGGTATGTGTACGAGGATTACGGCGGCATCGACTGGGACGCAGTACGCGAAGAGTTCGAGCCATTGATTGCCAGGGCTGCGTCGGAAGAAGAGTTCTATGCGCTGATCGAGCAAATGGTGGCTCGTCTCGGCGATGATCATACACGCTTCGACACGCCGCAGGAAGTAGCCGAAGAGGCAGCCCGTTTCGATGGCGGGGTGGCATATGCTGGCATTGGCGCGATGATCCGCGAACTGCCAGAGGGTATTCTGATCACCCGTCTCGCCCCCAACAGTCCGGCGGAACAGGCAGGATTGCAACCGCGCGACCTGATCGTTGCCGTCAACGGAGTGCCGGTCAGCGACACCGTCACCTTCGGTCCCGGCGGTCCGATCACGGTGGTGCGCGGGCAACCGGGAACACCTGTGCAACTCAGGGTGCGCAGCAGCGCTGGCGCAGTGCGCGAAGTGACCGTCATCCGCCAGGTTATTCCGCCCGACGCCTTCCCGATTGTCGAGGCGCGCCGTCTGCCAGGAACCGACGTTGGCGTGGTTCTGATCGATACATTCAACATTTCTGCTCTCGACGAGCGTGTGACCGACGCGATCATGTCGCTGTTTCGGTCTGGACCGCTCGATGGGTTGATCCTGGATGTGCGCACCAACGGCGGCGGGCGCCTGGATATGCTCCGCCGCACGCTGGGGCTGTTTCTCGACGGCGGCACGATCGGCAGCAGTACCGGACGAGACCGTTCCTTCAGCATCGATGTGCCGTCGGGTCGCACCCTGCCCCTGCTCGAGCAGGTGCCAATCGTTGTGCTGACGAGTGATGAGACCGCCAGCGCCGCCGAGATGTTTGCCGCCGGTCTGCAGTTCCGTGGTCGTGCGCGGATCGTCGGTACGCCAAGCGCTGGCAACACCGAAAACCTGATCGGATATGATCTCGACGATGGCTCACGTTTCTGGGTGGCGGAACTGGTCTTTCGCCTGCCCGACGGCTCATTGCTCGAAGGAACAGGCGTTCAGCCCGACCGGGTAGTGGAAGCGGAATGGTGGCGCTACGACGACGAAAACGACCCGCAAATCCTTGCAGCGGTCGAAGAACTCCGCCTCGCCAACCGATCCCGTTATGCCGCAGATACGGTTGAACGTTGA
- a CDS encoding DUF4190 domain-containing protein: protein MRCPSCDGVIEESDVQFCPFCGMQIRASQASDPDRRAHATTDAPGSSRRSQLHPLLEILKKDRRYSWIVSEQPISPAANLSLIFALLGVFSCVPLVFSILAIVVGYRALDEIAASDGRLGGRGRAIASIIMGCIQLALLILGFILVAVSSWLQKQPADLPSAQAVFLIALLA from the coding sequence ATGAGATGTCCGAGTTGCGATGGGGTGATCGAGGAATCGGACGTGCAGTTCTGCCCGTTCTGCGGCATGCAGATCCGCGCGTCGCAGGCAAGTGATCCAGACCGTCGCGCACACGCCACGACCGACGCACCAGGCTCGTCGCGCCGTTCGCAGCTGCACCCGCTGCTAGAGATACTAAAGAAAGACAGACGCTATAGCTGGATAGTGAGCGAACAGCCGATCAGCCCGGCGGCAAATCTCAGTCTGATATTCGCTCTTCTTGGTGTGTTTTCCTGTGTGCCGCTCGTCTTCTCGATCCTTGCAATTGTCGTCGGTTATCGCGCGCTCGATGAGATCGCCGCCTCGGATGGACGGCTCGGCGGGCGTGGACGTGCAATCGCCAGCATTATTATGGGGTGTATTCAACTGGCGCTGCTCATACTCGGCTTCATTCTGGTTGCGGTTTCCTCCTGGCTTCAGAAACAACCAGCAGACCTTCCTTCCGCACAGGCAGTTTTTTTGATCGCACTGCTGGCGTAG